The nucleotide window AAACATTCcagcagctgctgcaaacACCCAGCTTGTGGTGGTTGACTGAACTCCAAGAAGCACCCCAAATATCATTCCAAATAAACAAAGTACGGATGATAGTAAGTTATAAAAAACCGCTTGTTTCGCCGACATTCCAGCCTTAAGTAGCACAGCAAAATCGCCGAGTTCGTGAGGTAATTCGTGACAAAAGACTGCTATTGCTGTTGAAAACCCACCAGCTATATTAGCAGCAAATGCCGCACCGATGGCCATGCCGTCAGTGAAATTGTGAAGGCCATCCCCCATTATGACCATCCAGGCCACACTAGACATGGATTCGGGAGCTGCATGGACATGTCCTAAACAatgtcatgtttttttttcattcaataattaCATTCATCCAGAAAAATACATTATTTGAATACTAATGCAAatctaaaatcaataaataattggataaatgaataaaataaaaaactcaCCATGTGAATGTGTATGGCCATGATGCTTGTTCTCATGCTCCCGAATAATAACCGTGTAGCCATCACCCTCAGCCCCCTCCTCCTCACTCTTTCTCTGCGCTTCCTCGCGCTTCCATTCCTCTTTTTTTCCCGTCTCCTCCTTTCCCACCGAATTCGACGATACCTCGTTCAGTGGCTTCACCTCCTCCCCACTACTCCTCTCCTTATCATTGTGTTCGTGCTCATGATGATTGTCCTTAGTCGTGATCTCTCCGTAGCAATACGGATAAGATGAGTACTTGTGCTTGCACAATTTTTCACCAACAGTGCTGGGTCCCTCGCTCTCTCTCATAACTCTGACCCTCGTTGGTTGTTTGTTCCTCCTCTGTCTGTACTTTCGCCATTCTGCCACTACCGACAGAGCCTTCTCTGTGAAGAAAAAGAGGATCAGGCCCATCATAGCTGTCAGTCCTTTCCACATATTGGAGTTGTGGAGGCTCTCGTGGTCAATTTCCTTGGGAATAACCCCCAGCTCGTGCGAGTGGGAGGACATCATCGCGTGGGGTAGTAGATGAATCAGGGCGTCACCGCACAGAGTTCCTATTGCCAGGGCTACAAGAAATTGGAGCAATTGATTGTAATAGGACTTTCCCATCACTGGAATCACTGCCACACCCAGGAGACCGCAGAGACTTATTATCACTATCGATATCGTGGAGTACACCCAGACCTGAACAATATTGCGGGTTGGCTCGTCATCGAAATCATCCGGGGAAGGATCCAACGGAATTTGGCTCATTGTGGGCATGCTTATGCATCCAGAGTTCTCCACCGGGGAAGAACTCGTCAGATGGTACAGAAGTACAGGACAGGCTCGTGAGAAGAGATCCTGTGTGAGATTGCTGATGTTGGGGGCGTGTGGAACTGGTGAGAGATGGATgagaaaatcacgagtgcTGAGACACtgtagagaaatttttttagaaatatttcgTCCCATTTAATCCTAAACTTCCTGACATATTCTAATGATACTTTTATTTAATGTTGATAATACTAAAACGATCAAATAAGGAAATTCTTTCAACTTGGAATTCGTTTGATGTTGAaatacttccatatctttaaTCATTTTAGTCCttagaaattcattttccatttgttCGTTGATAAAGAAAACAATGCCAGTGCATATTTACCTGTTTTTTCGCATTTATATGGTTGGGATCCTCTGATTTTTTACTGGAATTTTCATCCAGACGTAATGTACCTGCAAAAGCAATTATTCAATCACTTATTTACGTGACGTATCATTATTAATTGCGaggaataatgaaaatgagaaAGGCACTCAGGGAGAAGCGATAAATGAACAAATATTCCCAAGGCTTCCCAGATAATGGGAGTAAATATTTCCTTGACCAACTGGCCGTTGCTATTCATAAATGTAAGAGGGAATTCTAGTGGAACACTAGAGCCCAGATTTTTAGACTCCATCTAATCAGAGCTTTAAATCTTTCTCATGACGGCCAGACTTGAAAGTTGATAAGAAAATGGATCCCATTTCTAATGAATCttctcaattattattaatctgGAGTTTACTGTTTAAAGTGTTCAGTGAAGATAATATTGTgataattgagaatttttgagAGTTGATATACTTTGTGTTTTTATTCCTCTGCTGCAAGAATTTTAGAAACTCACGTAGTTGTTTGATTAAAAGGGCAAACGTGAGAAGATTAATAATAAGTCAAGATCACAAATAATCAGCTAAATTATTcaggaataataattcatttcattatAAGCCTGAAGTTAAAAAGTCATTCTCCATTATTACAATGAGAGATACAAAAgcctgaattaaatttttaagatCGTAGAAGTAAATGATCTGAACCATTTCAATTGCCTGTGACTACCTCGAGAAATGATCTtcgaaacaaaaaatgaacTCTGCAAATGACCTCTGCCCGAGTGCCGACCTATCAAATCTGTTCCCATCTTCTCAATCAAATTCCCCAACTTCTACCCCGAAATAATCGTCTGAATGCGAATAATTAGCTTGAGAACAAGTCTAGTGCCTTTCCCCAGTGATCAATGGAAGACAATTCGGTGGGTCAATTGCTACTATACGTGACAGATTTAACCCAAGGAGGCCTAATGAATTCATCCATTCGTCAATTCCGTTAATAAAACATGACAACCGCGCAAATCATCTGTCGTATCTTTCAAACTAATGATTATTAATCACCTGGTGGAAACGTCTCTATTTCCATCTTCAGTGGAAGTCGATTGTTGAGAAAATCCATaaatgaaagtaaaaaaaataataaatttttattttgtcgaTCCTGAGCTATCGGCCCGCGCAAGTTTTATTCTAATAAAATCTTACCGTTCACTCCCGCTCGATTCTCGTCTCTCTCGACATTTCTGATGAGATCAGTGAGGCCCAATTTCTTCAACATATTCTCAAAGCCCTCCATGGAGAGGCTCTCCCCGTCACCAAAGGTATCGAATATCTTTTTAAGATAGTAATTGTCTTGAATCTCTGAATGGCGTTTCTGCCTCATCTTGCTCATCTTTTCCTGATTCTTTGAGTATTTTTCCGTGGTGAGTTGCCCCGTTGACTTGTCCTCTGGGATATGCCCCAGTCTCTGAAGCACCTCGCGACTCTGCAGATGTTCGATCTCTCTCGGAGCAGGCATTTCCTGTTTCTCAAATCgcaatttcattttctccGAGTGCAGAAGTTTCTTGGAACGATGTGCAATGGCCACGTGGGAACCACCCCGATCCTCCACTGGTGGAGTCATCATTTCATGATGATTTCGAGGATCGCTGTTGGAATTTAGGCGCAAGTACTTTGGAATCGGTGCTAGCACTGAATCTTCATAACTTGGGAGATTGGGAGACACTGTTGTATGAGCAGAGCAGGGGTTGTGGGATGCACATAGTACACAGACAACGCAGACTGTCATGAAGTGTTGAGACATTTTTCACCGAATTATCTAGAagataatttatgaatttcagGAGTGACAAAATAAGAACATTCGATCAATTTTGGTACTACACCActatcagtaaaaattaatttagctCCATGtgactttaattattttagtcTTTTCCTGGTCTTTCACCAGACAAATTGGCGCCCTTCAACCCTCGTAACCCCTTAACCGAATCTTCAATGTCCCTCGTTCTATGAAATATCGCACCAACTACACATCAACTGCATAACGATTAGACTTAGGCGATTCCCATACAAGTTCTTgaccaaaataaaattcaaatgacgAATAATGCAAAGTATCTCAGCTACTGATACCACTGgatttgtctccaagaaataatGACAATTCCAAAATAGAATCCCTCTCCGCCACTTCCATCAACGgatgatgattatttttagctgtCAAAAGGATACCCCCACGCACGAAAGCCTCAGAGAAATGAGGTTATAGGACTCAGGTATCTCCATATCCCCAGTATTATGAATTAAAAACCCATTATCAATGGTTTTTTTACCTGGATATTGATGATTGACTGTCAACAATAGTCTTCGGAGTGCTGTGGCAATAGTCGTTCGTCGTCTTTTGTAggtaaaattgagaaaaaatttggggtaaaaaaaagttaattcaATCAAGGCGATGGATTTTTAGCACTTGGAGAGGGCACTGAGGCTCTAGTCGTCCAACCAAGGTCCACTGTTGTTGATCATTCATAGATTTTTAGTTTTGATCCATGTGTTTTTATGGGAGAAACAATTATGCCGAGGATATTCTGACTGATTCACTAACACAACACGGAGCAACAAGTATAGGGTAAACTTGGCTGTATGCCGGGCCCTGGTGTTCTGCGGAATCTGCAGACGCCAATGATCCAACATGGCTGAACTAATATAGTAGCTACGGCAGTTACCGAGAGGGGCAGCGAAGACGATCTTTGTTGCGAAATTCAGACGGTAAAACAGATTttcggaaaataaataaaaagagatGTCTCTAACATCCAACACCCACACcatcagaaaatattcattttttatagatatttttatctaaataCTGTGTTTCTCAAGCTCTCTTGAATgaaagacttttttttattagacaTTTGAATTTAGAGTTCTATCGACTGAGTATCTGACAGCGAGGCGTCATcagtgtatatatatatatagtacGATAGGtgaaaataatcgaatttATTGATAACAATTCGCGTAAGGATCCCACGACGACAGCTATGACTTCTGGGGGTTCCcattgaaaaaagtgaaagttCCCCTTTAATTGACGAGTGGAAATAAAGCTGAAGGTCTGAGGTATTTTTTATACATAATTCATTCGTCTGTCGAAGGGTTATAAAGCACTTGTGTTGGAAGGAATAAACGAAGAAAAATCCAACGCCGACAAAGTTAGATACAGTGAAAGTTGAAGCTTCTCATTTCATCGACTAATTGACTTTAGGAGCTTTATAAATTAGGGAGAAAACGTAGGGCTGATAATGAACACCTGTTGTGGAATTCCCAGAGTACGGCAAATAGCGATAGTTTCTGCCAGAGAAATGCACCACAGGTAAACAATGGTTTACAATATTTTACGAACAGTAATGATACGCAATTCAGTGAGACCGGCACAGAATATTCTGCTTTTAGTCGATAATAATTGGAGATATGCATGATACTTATCATCTAGCAGATTTCAAGTTTAATAAATGTTATAACAAATTTTGCGTGAGAGAACAATATTATACTATTGATTAATTAGTTAGAAAATGCAGATTATTGTGTCCAGTCTATCCGTTAACTGATATAAGTTTGGTTTTTTCGTAAGATGTAAAGTTTTAGTCATCGGAGGAGGCACAGGGGGTTGCACAATGGCCGctaaattgtcaaaaaaattcgACAAGGCCCCGAATCATGTGATTGTGGTCGAACCTAACGAGGTAAAAACCTccttaaaaaaataagtaaaaCATTGCTGGCCAGTAAAGTGTTTTCTCGAACAACTTCTATTTATCTCCAAAGATCCACTACTATCAACCGATGTTCACCCTGATTGGGGGTGGATTAAAGGATTTTTCGTCGTCCAGGCGATTCATGGATAACGTTTTGCCAAAAAAATCCCAGTGGATAAAGGATAGTGTAACATCATTTGAGCCGGAATCTAATACAGTCAGAACAAACAATGGGGACACGATACAGTACGACCTAATGATTGTTGCCATGGGATTGCAACTTTACTGGGCCAAGGTacatcaggaaaaaaaataatagccaTTGGAAAAAAGTAATAAGTCAAATTAGTCATATTCCATAGTTGTAAACCACTCTAGCAATATCTATAAATCCGAATCGATCTTAAATTGACAAGTAGGCAATGATTAATATCACTTGATTCAGCCACATTAAATTTAGtctaatttcatcaatttctaaaattttttataattgtaGTACTCATCAATTCATATCCTTAAATACCGGATTATTTTATAGCCCACTAGATTAAGTAGGAATTCATGAAATGGAGTTAGTAGCAAACTGTTCTTGATAACAGAAGTTATTTACGTAGATTCCAGGATTAGTGGATGCCCTGAAAGACCCAGACTCTCAGGTGTGCTCCATTTACAGTCCAGAGACGGTTGGAGCGGTATtcgacaaaataaaaaaaactactgGAGGTCCTGGGGTCTTTACATTTCCGAACACAACCGTGAAGTGTCCTGGAGCGCCTCAGAAAATTGCATACATCGCTGAGGACTTCTGGGCGAGGGTAAAAATTCGTAGGAAAAATCTTTGGCGATAGACATTGAATGAAACTTTTTGGAGAAATAATCACGATTTTTGAAAAGTTGTCTGGAAAATTcactaataattttcaattcgtgataaattgttaaaatattgACAGGAAACATCGAAACGAGAGAAACATTACTTCCCCCTTGTTCTTTTCACAGAAAAATCGTCGCGAAGACATTGAAGTTATTTATAATACATCTCTCCCTGTAATCTTCGGAGTGAAGAAGTACGCAGATGCCCTATGGGGTGTCTGTGAGAGACGAAAAATCAGGGTCAATCTTCAAACCTCGTTGATAGAGATAAATAGTGACAAGAATGAAGCTACTTTCGAGAATTTGAAGACtcccggggagaaaattacgCAGAAGGTATCCCGACTCGTGAAACCCATAGTACTAATTATCCataattttaatatattttattcgcTTGTAGTACTCATTCCTCCACGTTTGTCCACCTATGGGACCTCCAGATGTTCTCAAGAATCATCCAGCTTTGACAAATGAGGCTGGATTCCTATCTGTTGATGCTAGCACCTTGAGGCACAGTCggtttaataatatttatggccTCGGAGACTGCACCACTACGCCGAATTCTAAAACAATGGCTGCGATAGGTGAATTGtagaattgattttatttatcttttaatttgcagaacaagacaaaaacaCATTTATTAGAATTATGTTAGGTATTTTTGGGTatttttaaggattttttaaagaatgtaAACAtgcaatattattttgttaaaactttgatttttttattgtccttTTACGCAGCCTCACAAGCTAAAGTTCTGCATCAGAATATCCTCGACGATTTAAACAGAAAGCCCATGCGAGGCGTCTACAATGGATATGCCTCGTGTCCTTTGGTGACAGCTCCTGGCAAGTGTATTCTAGCTGAATTTGATTATAATCTCCAGCCCCTGGAGACATTTCCTGTTGACCAGAAGAATGAAATGTGGATCATGTATTTTCTGAAGAAGGAATTCTTCCCCTTTCTGTACTGGAATTTCATGTTGAAGTGAGTTACtgatattttcaatgcaaGTCATTTAATGAATCTTTTTgcctttttttaaactaaGAGACTTTCCATGGAATCCCGGTTCATTAAATTGCTCCtcaatctattttttttttatcccaggGGTTACTGGAATGGCCCAGAGTTCATTCGAAAACTGCTGAAAGTCTTTAAAAAGTCATCCTAGGCCAAGAGGACATGGCGTCACCCAGCaataattgttaaaattttaattctgtatatagcacaataaaatttaattatcattgtaaATCCTGAACATGTCAATTTCaacttttataataaataataaaatactggGGGTGTACACCTGACTCACATAGTGACGTCATCCGGAATTTGACACGTCGCTGGCAAACGTAAACATGGACGGGCAGTTGTTGGTAAGATTTGTCTAACcaatttgtgaattttcttttcttctttcCAACGCTCCTCGTGTCTTCATTTTCTCGAGACATTATCTACATTTGCCAATTATCAGTGGGTTTGTTGAAGGGCATTTATAGAAGATATATGTTCTGTATCTTAAAAAAATGGTGGACATAACCTCAACTCAATGTTGCAGGAGAATTGTGATGATAGAAAAGGAGTATTTATATGAAATGgatggtttaaaaaaaatgcaagaCCTTATTTCTGAACTGACTATTACAATTTAGTGTGGCTTAAATGTGTTTCTCTCTAGGAACCCACACTCTATACTGTGAAGGGGATGGCCATCCTCGACAACGATGGCAACAGAATTCTGGCAAAATACtacgacaaaaatatttttccaacatCGAAGGAGCAGAAGGCCTTTGAGaagaatttattcaacaaGACTCACAGGTCGAATACAGAAATTATTATGTTAGATGGGCTGACATGTGTTTACAGAAGCAATGTTGATCTCTATTTTTATGTCATGGGAAGCTCTCACGAGAATGAGGTAGCGTAACAATTCAATTTACTTATTTactaattgaataaatttggcTGTTTTGATTtctgaaaatcaaatttctttAATGGATCGATTTCTTGTCGATTCTAGCTGATTCTCATGAGTGTCTTGAATTGTCTTTATGACTCCGTAAGCCAAATACTGCGGAGAAACGTTGAGAAAAGAGCTGTCTTGGACAGTTTAGACATAGTTATGCTGGCGATGGATGAAATTTGCGATGGAGGGTAAATATTCTATTCCTCCTAGTTATccattaccaaaaaaaataaaaatccaatggTCAATT belongs to Diachasmimorpha longicaudata isolate KC_UGA_2023 chromosome 10, iyDiaLong2, whole genome shotgun sequence and includes:
- the LOC135166846 gene encoding zinc transporter foi-like; translation: MSQHFMTVCVVCVLCASHNPCSAHTTVSPNLPSYEDSVLAPIPKYLRLNSNSDPRNHHEMMTPPVEDRGGSHVAIAHRSKKLLHSEKMKLRFEKQEMPAPREIEHLQSREVLQRLGHIPEDKSTGQLTTEKYSKNQEKMSKMRQKRHSEIQDNYYLKKIFDTFGDGESLSMEGFENMLKKLGLTDLIRNVERDENRAGVNGTLRLDENSSKKSEDPNHINAKKQCLSTRDFLIHLSPVPHAPNISNLTQDLFSRACPVLLYHLTSSSPVENSGCISMPTMSQIPLDPSPDDFDDEPTRNIVQVWVYSTISIVIISLCGLLGVAVIPVMGKSYYNQLLQFLVALAIGTLCGDALIHLLPHAMMSSHSHELGVIPKEIDHESLHNSNMWKGLTAMMGLILFFFTEKALSVVAEWRKYRQRRNKQPTRVRVMRESEGPSTVGEKLCKHKYSSYPYCYGEITTKDNHHEHEHNDKERSSGEEVKPLNEVSSNSVGKEETGKKEEWKREEAQRKSEEEGAEGDGYTVIIREHENKHHGHTHSHGHVHAAPESMSSVAWMVIMGDGLHNFTDGMAIGAAFAANIAGGFSTAIAVFCHELPHELGDFAVLLKAGMSAKQAVFYNLLSSVLCLFGMIFGVLLGVQSTTTSWVFAAAAGMFIYIALVDMIPELSSGHTAEGGSNWQCVLQGLGLLTGLGIMLVIALYEHDLQHIFSD
- the LOC135166852 gene encoding sulfide:quinone oxidoreductase, mitochondrial, whose protein sequence is MNTCCGIPRVRQIAIVSAREMHHRCKVLVIGGGTGGCTMAAKLSKKFDKAPNHVIVVEPNEIHYYQPMFTLIGGGLKDFSSSRRFMDNVLPKKSQWIKDSVTSFEPESNTVRTNNGDTIQYDLMIVAMGLQLYWAKIPGLVDALKDPDSQVCSIYSPETVGAVFDKIKKTTGGPGVFTFPNTTVKCPGAPQKIAYIAEDFWARKNRREDIEVIYNTSLPVIFGVKKYADALWGVCERRKIRVNLQTSLIEINSDKNEATFENLKTPGEKITQKYSFLHVCPPMGPPDVLKNHPALTNEAGFLSVDASTLRHSRFNNIYGLGDCTTTPNSKTMAAIASQAKVLHQNILDDLNRKPMRGVYNGYASCPLVTAPGKCILAEFDYNLQPLETFPVDQKNEMWIMYFLKKEFFPFLYWNFMLKGYWNGPEFIRKLLKVFKKSS
- the LOC135166856 gene encoding coatomer subunit zeta-1 isoform X1, translated to MDGQLLEPTLYTVKGMAILDNDGNRILAKYYDKNIFPTSKEQKAFEKNLFNKTHRSNTEIIMLDGLTCVYRSNVDLYFYVMGSSHENELILMSVLNCLYDSVSQILRRNVEKRAVLDSLDIVMLAMDEICDGGIILDADAASVVQRVALRTDDIPLGEQTVAQVFQSAKEQLKWSLLK
- the LOC135166856 gene encoding coatomer subunit zeta-1 isoform X2 — translated: MAILDNDGNRILAKYYDKNIFPTSKEQKAFEKNLFNKTHRSNTEIIMLDGLTCVYRSNVDLYFYVMGSSHENELILMSVLNCLYDSVSQILRRNVEKRAVLDSLDIVMLAMDEICDGGIILDADAASVVQRVALRTDDIPLGEQTVAQVFQSAKEQLKWSLLK